The sequence CAGTCTGCCCACAGGGCTAGGGGATCTACGCCAGGTATGGGTTGAAGTTACCTTAACGGACAGTGACGGAAAAACCGTTTTCCAGACCGGTGTTCCCGATAATAATAATGAACTGCCGGAAAACACAGTGATGTTTAAAGTCACTCTTGGGGACGGCCTTGGCAACCCGGTCATTAACATGGCTAAAGCAAAGGAAATTTTGTCCGACACCCGGATCCCTGTGGGGAAAAGTGCGGCTCGTTTATTTAATTTGAAGGTCACACCTGAAAAGGGATACACACTGACCGCACGGCTGCTGTACCGGTCCATGCCTCAGAAGATTCTTAATCTACTGCCCGGACCCGCCTTAGGACCTTTGCCTGTGGTTGAGATGGCTGCGGTACAGAAAACCTTTTAATAAATTAAAATGCATTTATTCGATATTGTTGTCATAGCCATTGGACTGGCCATGGATGCATCGGCCGTGTCCATGGCTGCTGCGGCCTGCGGGTATGCAAAAGACCGGCGGGCCGTATTTCGCCTGGCCTTTCACTTTGGTCTGTTCCAGTTCATGATGCCGGTGGTCGGGTGGCTCCTGGGAACCGGATTTGTTTCATATGTCCGGGCCGTGGACCACTGGATTGCCTTTGGTCTTCTGGCCTTTGTGGGCGGGCGCATGATCCGGGAGGGGTTTGCCGATACCGGCGACTGCCTTCACAGGGACCCCTCCAAAGGCCTGACCATGGTTATGCTTAGTTTTGCCACCAGCATTGATGCCCTGGCCATCGGCCTGGGGCTGGCTGTGATGGATGTCAATATCTGGTACCCTTCAGCGCTTATTGGTATTATCACCTGCGCGATGTCCGTGGCCGCCATAGGCATTGGCAAACGGCTGGGTTCAGCGTTGGGTAGTCGAATGGAAATTGTCGGTGGAATAATATTAATAGGTCTTGGCTTAAAAATCCTGATCCCTGCACTTTTTATGGTGCCTGATTTAAACATATGAAAACAACCCATAAACACTATATATGCAATGCCGCAAAAATGGCAGAGGTGGCTGACCGCAGTGTCAATCTTGTGGTGACCTCGCCTCCCTATCCCATGATTGATATGTGGGATGAAATTTTTAGTCACCAGGACCGGAAAATTGAAAAGGCCCTTAAGAAATCAGACGGAACCC comes from uncultured Desulfobacter sp. and encodes:
- a CDS encoding manganese efflux pump MntP family protein, which codes for MHLFDIVVIAIGLAMDASAVSMAAAACGYAKDRRAVFRLAFHFGLFQFMMPVVGWLLGTGFVSYVRAVDHWIAFGLLAFVGGRMIREGFADTGDCLHRDPSKGLTMVMLSFATSIDALAIGLGLAVMDVNIWYPSALIGIITCAMSVAAIGIGKRLGSALGSRMEIVGGIILIGLGLKILIPALFMVPDLNI